The DNA segment TTCGGGGTCGTGAAGAGGCCGATCCCAACACCAACGAGGGCAAGCCGCCACGCGAGGTCCACCGGAGATGCCTCTGGCGCTGCTGCCCCGAGGGCGGCGAGACCTGCGGTAACCAGTCCCACTCCCGTGGCGGTCAGCCCCCGCGACCCCCAGCGGTCAGCCAGCGTTCCTGCTGCCGGTGCCGACACCATGGTCGTCAGCGGGATGATGCTCAGCAGCAGGCCAGCTTGCGCTGCGCCGACCCCCTGACCGTCGATCAGGAAGAACGGCATCAGGAAAGGCGGTACCCATCCCCCGAGATAGAGGAACACGGCGCTCGCATTCGCGGAGGCGAACACGCGCGACCGAAAGAGCCGCAGGTCGAGCAGGGGAGCCTCGACCTGCAGCTCTCGGACGATGAAGCCTGCCGCGGCAGCGACCCCGGCGCCGATCAAGCCCGCCACGCCGAGGGAAGTCCAGCCCCACACCGGCCCTTGGGTGAAGGCGAGGAGGAGGGCGCCGCTCGCCGCTGTCAGGAGCAACGCGCCGAGCGTGTCGAACCGGCTGCGGTCGGTGCGATGCGGCGCGTTGCCGGGAAGCCAGCGCGCAGCGGCGACCGCGACGGCAAGGGCAAAAGGAACGACGAACCAAAAGGCGGCGGGCCAGTCGCCGAAGGTCATGGCGATCCCCCCGAGCGCCGGGCCGACCGCGAGCCCGACGTAGGTGAACGTGACTGTCCACCCGAGGGCTTGTCCGCGTCGGGTTGGAGGAACGACGCTGACCGTAATCGCCGGGCTGGTGGCAGTGGCGAGGGCGGTGCCGATGATCACCACGACGCGCGCGCCGAGGAGCAGCACAAAGTTTGGCGCCAACGCCGACGCGAGCGAGCCTGCAGCGTAGCACAAGGTTCCCATGGCGAAGGCGCGCCGATTGCCGATGCGGTCTGCCAGCCACCCGGCGGGAAGCAGCGCCGATGTCATGACGACGTTCTGGAGGAGAGGCACCCACTGGGCGACCACCAGGTCGACCTGAAACGTTTCGGCAATCCGCGGCAGCGCCAGCCCGGCTGCGCCGAAGCCTATCGCCGAAACAAACGAGCCGACCCCGGCAATGAGGAGGGGAAGCCACCAGCGCGGAGAGAGCGCCGTGCCGGCTGCCGACGCCTGCGTTTCCGTCGTCATGTGGGGCTCAGGGTATCACGCTGGCGGCGTGCTTGGCCGGCGCATTGCTCGGCGGTGCCGGTCGTCCTTTTCCGTTCGGCGGCGGGGGGCGAGGCGCCAGCAGCCGAACGTGCGGCGCGGCCGCCGCGCTAGGCGCCGAGGCGCCCGTAGAGCTGACACAGCTCACGAAACCGTGCCGCGATCGCGGGGCGAAGCGCGTCTGGAGCAACGCGCCAGGTCCAATTCCCCTCGGCCTGACCGGGGACGTTCATGCGCGCTTCAGAGCCGAGCGACAGCAGATCTTGCAGGGGCACGATGGCCAGCTCGGCGACAGAGGCGAGCGCAAGGCGGATGAAGTCCCAGGCGATGTCGGTTCCTGGTACCCCAAGATAGCGGCGGACGAGGTCGCGCTCTGTCTCGGTCGCGCTGGCATACCAGCCGGTTGTCGTGTCGTTGTCGTGCGTCCCGGTATAGACGACGGCATTGCGCTCATAGTGGAAGGGGAGGTAGGGATTGGCCGGGACGTCGGTGAAGGCGAATTGCAGCACTTTCATGCCGGGATAGCCAAGAGCGTCGCGCAGGGCGATCACCTCTGGCGTGATCAAGCCGAGATCTTCGACGATGATGGGGAGCGGCCCGAGCGCGGCTTCCATTGCCTCGAAAACCGCCTTTCCCGGTCCGGGACGCCAAGTACCGTTGAGCGCGGTCGGCGCATCGGCTGGCACTTCCCAGTACGACTCGAAGCCGCGAAAATGGTCAATCCGGACGAGGTCGACGAGCGCCAGCATTGCCCGAAGACGCGCAATCCACCAGTCGTAGC comes from the Dehalococcoidia bacterium genome and includes:
- a CDS encoding MFS transporter, yielding MTTETQASAAGTALSPRWWLPLLIAGVGSFVSAIGFGAAGLALPRIAETFQVDLVVAQWVPLLQNVVMTSALLPAGWLADRIGNRRAFAMGTLCYAAGSLASALAPNFVLLLGARVVVIIGTALATATSPAITVSVVPPTRRGQALGWTVTFTYVGLAVGPALGGIAMTFGDWPAAFWFVVPFALAVAVAAARWLPGNAPHRTDRSRFDTLGALLLTAASGALLLAFTQGPVWGWTSLGVAGLIGAGVAAAAGFIVRELQVEAPLLDLRLFRSRVFASANASAVFLYLGGWVPPFLMPFFLIDGQGVGAAQAGLLLSIIPLTTMVSAPAAGTLADRWGSRGLTATGVGLVTAGLAALGAAAPEASPVDLAWRLALVGVGIGLFTTPNNAAALSAVPERSRATAAALAGATRNIGMAVGVALAGTVYAEATRLTGGAEEPFLAIRWAFWAVAGVTAIGIAVSLLRGRH